A section of the Chloroflexaceae bacterium genome encodes:
- a CDS encoding galactosyldiacylglycerol synthase: protein MPRVLILYASLGAGHGSAANALAAALARLGAAPRVEDALEYASSVVRATVTRAHLEMELSERGQQFYRVIYERSNENDIATAFRQNRLLGLLTRPFLARLEQLFAEARPDAVVSMHPIAGYILALRRQQGRLNAPLYVVITDFLAHSSWLVPGVRRYFLASEFTRRTLERRGLAPELLEVTGIPINPEVAEPKQRAEVRARRDLPPDRPVITLFGGGIEARRVRLVAEELLAGETPGVLVTVAGRNAELNAALRDLRDGPLMRLRRLGRIDYVDDLLVASDVVITKAGGLIVSEALARRAPLVIVDPLLGHEEWNADFVTGVGAGIQLRMPEMAARAALVLLQQPERLAAMRQQAARVGFPEAALTIGRRIIEDLGPA, encoded by the coding sequence ATGCCTCGCGTCCTGATCCTGTACGCCTCCCTCGGCGCCGGCCATGGCAGCGCGGCCAACGCTCTGGCCGCGGCGCTTGCCCGTCTCGGCGCCGCGCCGCGGGTCGAAGATGCGCTGGAGTACGCCAGCAGCGTGGTGCGCGCCACCGTCACGCGCGCGCACCTCGAAATGGAACTGAGCGAACGGGGCCAGCAGTTCTATCGGGTGATCTACGAGCGCAGCAATGAGAACGACATCGCCACGGCCTTTCGCCAGAATCGCCTGCTGGGGCTGCTAACCCGGCCCTTTCTCGCCCGCCTGGAGCAACTGTTCGCTGAAGCGCGGCCGGATGCCGTGGTTTCGATGCATCCGATTGCCGGCTACATCCTGGCCCTGCGCCGGCAGCAGGGCCGCCTGAACGCGCCGCTGTACGTGGTGATCACCGACTTCCTGGCCCACAGTAGCTGGCTGGTCCCCGGCGTGCGGCGCTATTTTCTGGCCAGTGAGTTTACCCGCCGGACGCTGGAGCGGCGCGGCCTGGCGCCGGAGTTGTTAGAAGTGACGGGCATCCCCATCAACCCGGAGGTCGCCGAGCCAAAGCAGCGCGCCGAAGTGCGCGCCCGGCGCGATCTGCCCCCGGATCGGCCCGTCATCACCCTCTTTGGGGGCGGGATCGAAGCCCGGCGGGTGCGCCTGGTGGCCGAGGAATTGCTGGCGGGCGAAACGCCGGGCGTCCTGGTGACGGTCGCCGGGCGCAACGCAGAACTGAACGCTGCCCTGCGCGATCTGCGCGATGGCCCATTGATGCGTCTCAGACGCCTGGGGCGGATTGATTACGTGGACGACCTGCTCGTCGCCAGTGATGTGGTGATCACCAAAGCCGGCGGGCTGATCGTTAGCGAGGCGCTGGCCCGCCGCGCCCCGCTGGTGATTGTGGACCCCCTGCTCGGCCACGAGGAGTGGAACGCCGACTTCGTAACCGGCGTGGGCGCGGGCATCCAACTGCGCATGCCGGAGATGGCTGCGCGGGCCGCCCTGGTGCTCCTGCAACAGCCCGAACGCCTGGCGGCGATGCGCCAGCAGGCCGCCCGCGTCGGCTTCCCCGAGGCCGCGTTAACCATCGGGCGCAGGATCATCGAAGATCTTGGTCCAGCTTGA
- a CDS encoding glycosyltransferase family 4 protein has translation MQPPRIAIDASRISVVERTGTERYTYELLAALARIDRWNAYTLYTNGLPPALPPLGPNFTLRSIPLPRLWTHARLGPALTRDRPDLLFVPAHVVPLLHPPRSVVTIHDLGYLAFPETHTARRRLELDLSTRWCLRAARRVIAISQATRDDLVRRYGADPQRIAVVHHGLSSMFRPLHDPEQIAATRARYGLEAPYFLYIGAIQPRKNLARLIEAFARARVDDTLLVIAGRRGWLSEPIMRRASELGLAHRVRFPGYVPDADLPALLGGALAFVFPSLYEGFGMPVLEAMACGAPVLTSTTSALPEVAGDAALLTDPCDTDAIAAALRRLATDAALRDHLRARGLERATNFTWERCARDTLAVLLEALKG, from the coding sequence ATGCAGCCCCCACGCATCGCCATTGATGCCAGCCGGATCAGCGTCGTTGAACGCACCGGCACCGAGCGTTACACCTATGAACTGCTCGCCGCTCTGGCCCGTATTGACCGCTGGAACGCCTACACGCTGTACACCAACGGTCTGCCTCCGGCGCTGCCACCCCTCGGCCCCAACTTTACCCTCCGCAGTATACCTCTACCGCGGCTCTGGACGCACGCCCGCCTCGGCCCGGCCCTGACGCGCGATCGGCCCGACCTGCTCTTTGTGCCAGCCCATGTCGTTCCCCTGCTGCACCCGCCGCGGAGCGTGGTCACCATTCACGACCTGGGCTACCTGGCCTTCCCGGAGACGCACACGGCCCGCCGGCGCCTGGAACTGGACCTGAGCACCCGCTGGTGCCTGCGCGCCGCCCGGCGGGTCATTGCCATCTCGCAGGCCACCAGAGACGACCTGGTGCGTCGCTACGGGGCCGATCCGCAGCGCATCGCGGTGGTGCACCACGGCCTCAGCAGCATGTTTCGCCCGCTACACGACCCCGAGCAGATCGCTGCGACGCGCGCGCGCTACGGGCTTGAGGCGCCCTACTTCCTCTATATCGGCGCCATCCAGCCGCGCAAGAACCTGGCGCGACTGATCGAGGCCTTCGCCCGCGCCAGGGTTGATGACACCCTCCTGGTCATCGCCGGGCGGCGCGGCTGGCTCAGCGAACCGATCATGCGCCGCGCATCCGAGCTGGGCCTTGCCCACCGCGTGCGCTTTCCCGGCTACGTGCCCGACGCCGACCTGCCGGCGCTGCTCGGCGGGGCGCTGGCCTTTGTGTTTCCCTCGCTCTACGAGGGCTTTGGTATGCCCGTGCTCGAAGCCATGGCCTGCGGCGCCCCCGTGCTTACCTCCACTACCTCGGCCCTGCCCGAAGTGGCCGGCGACGCCGCCTTGCTGACGGACCCCTGCGACACCGATGCCATTGCCGCCGCCCTCAGGCGCCTCGCCACCGACGCGGCGCTCCGCGACCATCTGCGCGCCCGGGGGCTGGAGCGCGCAACTAACTTCACCTGGGAGCGCTGCGCTCGCGACACCCTTGCGGTGCTGCTGGAGGCCCTGAAGGGGTGA
- a CDS encoding DUF4397 domain-containing protein, whose protein sequence is MSTRSIRRGVRPIILALLAMLVALSLLPTAAQAAHAPDAPARLRAVHAVPDFGAVDIYVNGNKVLGDVTFFTVSPYLEVPEGRYKVQVIPAGESLSNPSLFVINRSYYLKSGRDYTLVARGSVASGRVGPTLLRDDNREPAAGKARVRAAHFSPDAPAVDIFINGEKAIEHLSFRRATGYLEVPAGTYTVGIAPAGGTASNIIYTADLTLEAGKVYTAWANGLLGGAGAQAFKVTPSVDADFAPVVKQARVRAIHAVPDIAGSPVDVYANGVKLVTFDFFAVTDYLTVPAGDYDIRVVLAGGNPQTEAVIQANVTVKGGKDYSIIASGTNGDFCATVLEDDNTLPATGKARVRAAHFSPDAPAVDIFINGARAIENLSFTEATGYLEVPAGTYEVGIAPAGGSPIFTTSLSLEAGKVYTAWANGLLAGTGAKAFKVTPSVDAKAE, encoded by the coding sequence ATGAGTACACGTTCGATTCGCCGTGGCGTTCGCCCGATCATCCTGGCCTTGCTGGCCATGCTGGTCGCCCTGTCGCTCCTGCCCACGGCAGCGCAGGCTGCCCATGCCCCCGACGCCCCCGCCCGGCTCCGGGCGGTCCACGCGGTGCCCGATTTCGGCGCGGTGGATATCTACGTGAACGGCAACAAGGTTCTGGGCGATGTCACCTTCTTCACCGTCAGCCCCTACCTGGAAGTGCCCGAAGGGCGCTACAAGGTGCAGGTCATTCCGGCTGGCGAAAGCCTCTCCAACCCCAGTCTCTTCGTCATCAACCGCAGCTACTACCTCAAATCCGGCCGCGACTATACCCTGGTTGCGCGGGGGAGCGTCGCTTCAGGGCGCGTGGGGCCGACCCTGCTCCGTGACGACAACCGCGAACCGGCGGCCGGCAAGGCGCGCGTGCGCGCGGCCCACTTCTCGCCCGACGCGCCCGCGGTGGACATCTTCATCAATGGCGAGAAGGCCATTGAGCATCTGAGCTTCCGCCGCGCGACCGGCTATCTCGAAGTGCCCGCTGGAACCTACACTGTGGGCATCGCCCCCGCGGGCGGTACGGCGAGCAACATTATCTACACGGCTGACCTGACCCTCGAAGCCGGCAAGGTCTACACCGCCTGGGCCAACGGCCTGCTTGGCGGCGCCGGCGCGCAGGCTTTCAAGGTCACCCCCTCGGTGGATGCCGACTTCGCCCCCGTGGTCAAGCAGGCCCGCGTCCGCGCCATCCATGCCGTCCCCGATATCGCTGGCTCGCCGGTGGATGTGTACGCGAATGGCGTCAAGCTGGTCACGTTTGACTTCTTCGCGGTGACCGACTACCTCACCGTGCCTGCTGGCGACTATGATATTCGGGTCGTGCTCGCGGGCGGCAATCCGCAGACCGAGGCGGTCATTCAGGCCAACGTCACGGTGAAAGGCGGCAAAGACTACAGCATTATCGCCAGCGGTACGAACGGCGATTTCTGCGCCACGGTGCTCGAGGATGACAATACGCTCCCTGCGACCGGCAAGGCGCGCGTGCGCGCGGCCCACTTCTCGCCCGACGCGCCCGCGGTGGACATCTTCATCAATGGCGCGAGGGCTATCGAGAACCTGAGCTTCACCGAGGCCACCGGCTACCTGGAGGTGCCTGCCGGGACCTACGAGGTGGGCATCGCCCCCGCGGGCGGCAGCCCGATCTTCACCACCAGCCTGAGCCTTGAGGCCGGCAAGGTCTACACCGCCTGGGCCAACGGCCTGCTTGCCGGCACGGGCGCGAAGGCCTTCAAGGTCACCCCGTCCGTGGATGCAAAGGCCGAGTAA
- a CDS encoding S8 family serine peptidase has protein sequence MSASRPKVKAEREFVYTNKFMRKQIRFSPKADELMATFEPTAEGDVAASVMAAAGMSISEGVNLERGFAVFRVPAGQDLTTASASLESQPAIANTLPVMIDEEGLTRYFLPDEFTVQFREGVSKEEAKRIIAAQGSRILVEQRTPGYYTLAVPEGKGLFETLRAFSDLPEVAFAEPSEAGFNDALYLPDDPDFPRLWGLHNTGQTIEGVAGTADADIDAPDAWDITRGNPNVIIAVIDTGADLNHPDLAANFLPRGAEDWDFADGSDPSPDDADGHGTHVAGTAAGVDNTTGVIGVAPNCRIMPLRVNLTAGMNQNRADAINFVASHAVANPSRRYVINCSWRMNGDHAGVHNAIQNAVSNSVVVCFAAGNANVDIDVTPQYPAVYPEVIAVAATDNRDVRASFSNYGTKVDVSAPGVNIYSTYPDDSYAYLSGTSMASPHVAGLAALIWSRNPTLSNAQVRAIIESTCDNIDAKNPGYAGKLGKGRINAFKALSATPLPPIGFQLVRRFEFPQKNNGSSSALAYARRLRVGGGIRPALLFLTQQPFSEKIYYLNPSTGAVLGAIDPEDNDTVGSMEWDGVNIRVANVTTGAGSINSINPYTGAQVASIPAPAGRGEGLAFDGRQLYYSTITHIHVLNPATGAVLRSFPAPGGQCRALAFGRGFLFCGNSSAGIITVINPVTLAVRGTITAPGGGTERVEGLTFNPVTNELFIANQSENLIYVGVVSL, from the coding sequence ATGAGCGCATCACGTCCGAAGGTGAAGGCCGAGAGAGAGTTCGTCTACACAAACAAGTTCATGCGGAAGCAGATCCGCTTCTCGCCCAAGGCCGATGAACTGATGGCCACCTTCGAGCCGACGGCGGAGGGCGACGTTGCCGCCAGCGTGATGGCGGCGGCGGGCATGTCCATCAGTGAGGGGGTGAATCTGGAACGGGGGTTCGCGGTCTTCCGTGTGCCGGCAGGGCAGGATCTCACCACTGCCAGCGCGAGCCTGGAGTCCCAGCCGGCCATCGCCAACACACTCCCGGTGATGATTGATGAAGAGGGCCTGACGCGCTACTTCCTCCCCGACGAGTTCACTGTGCAGTTCCGCGAAGGCGTAAGCAAGGAGGAAGCTAAGCGTATCATCGCCGCCCAGGGCAGCCGCATCCTCGTCGAGCAGCGGACGCCAGGCTACTATACTCTGGCCGTACCCGAGGGCAAGGGCCTCTTCGAGACCCTGCGCGCCTTCTCGGATCTGCCCGAGGTGGCCTTCGCCGAGCCGAGCGAGGCGGGCTTTAACGACGCGCTGTACCTTCCTGACGATCCCGACTTTCCCCGTCTCTGGGGCCTGCACAATACCGGACAGACAATCGAAGGCGTGGCCGGAACCGCCGACGCCGACATTGACGCGCCTGACGCCTGGGACATCACCCGTGGCAACCCGAATGTAATTATCGCGGTAATTGATACCGGGGCCGACCTGAACCACCCCGATCTGGCGGCGAACTTCCTGCCGCGCGGCGCCGAAGACTGGGACTTCGCCGACGGGTCGGACCCCTCGCCTGATGACGCCGACGGCCATGGCACCCACGTGGCCGGCACCGCCGCCGGAGTGGATAACACGACCGGGGTGATCGGCGTGGCTCCCAATTGCCGGATCATGCCCCTGCGCGTCAACCTGACAGCGGGGATGAACCAGAACCGTGCCGACGCGATCAACTTCGTGGCCAGCCACGCCGTCGCTAACCCCTCGCGCCGCTATGTCATCAACTGTAGCTGGCGCATGAACGGCGACCACGCCGGCGTGCACAACGCCATTCAGAATGCCGTGAGCAATTCGGTGGTGGTCTGCTTTGCCGCGGGCAATGCCAATGTGGATATTGACGTGACTCCGCAGTACCCGGCGGTTTACCCCGAGGTGATCGCCGTCGCCGCCACCGACAACCGCGACGTGCGGGCCTCTTTCTCGAACTACGGCACGAAAGTGGACGTATCGGCGCCAGGGGTGAACATCTACTCCACCTACCCTGACGACAGCTACGCCTATCTGAGCGGCACCTCGATGGCCTCGCCACACGTCGCAGGGCTGGCGGCGCTGATCTGGTCGCGCAACCCCACTCTGAGCAACGCCCAGGTGCGGGCGATCATCGAGAGCACGTGCGACAACATTGACGCCAAGAACCCCGGTTATGCCGGGAAGCTAGGCAAGGGTCGCATCAACGCCTTCAAGGCTCTCTCGGCCACCCCCCTGCCGCCAATTGGCTTCCAGCTCGTGCGCCGCTTTGAGTTTCCGCAGAAGAACAACGGCTCGAGTAGCGCCCTGGCCTATGCCCGGCGTCTGCGCGTCGGCGGGGGAATCCGTCCGGCACTGCTGTTCCTGACTCAGCAGCCCTTCTCGGAGAAGATCTATTACCTCAATCCCTCCACGGGCGCGGTGCTGGGAGCGATCGATCCGGAGGACAACGACACGGTAGGCAGCATGGAGTGGGATGGCGTTAACATCCGCGTGGCGAATGTCACCACCGGGGCAGGCAGCATTAACAGCATCAACCCCTATACCGGCGCGCAGGTGGCATCCATCCCGGCGCCTGCCGGACGCGGCGAGGGCCTGGCCTTCGACGGCAGGCAGCTCTACTACTCGACGATCACTCACATCCACGTGCTGAACCCGGCAACGGGCGCGGTCCTGCGCTCCTTCCCGGCGCCAGGCGGCCAGTGCCGCGCCCTGGCCTTCGGGCGCGGCTTCCTCTTCTGCGGGAACTCCTCGGCAGGGATAATCACGGTGATCAATCCGGTGACGCTGGCGGTGCGCGGGACCATCACTGCGCCCGGCGGTGGCACGGAGCGGGTCGAGGGCCTGACGTTCAACCCCGTGACCAACGAATTGTTCATCGCCAACCAGAGCGAGAACCTGATCTACGTGGGTGTGGTGTCACTATAG